In Leptospiraceae bacterium, one DNA window encodes the following:
- the rnc gene encoding ribonuclease III, translated as MKNKFQKTFIIPEKRIEDLQNLANQLGIKFKDIFLLNRAFTHSSYSNETGKLWPDNERLEYLGDSVLGLITNEYLYKRFENYPEGKLAKIKGRVVSEGALTKISDKLSLSDYLLLGKGEKESGGGSRASNQANLVEALLGAIYLDQGLNTSKKFILNHIKDLVDNLEKIEAIKDYKTILQEYCQKKYRFVPSYELVSETGPDHDKEFRIHVSIKGVVSSEGIGKNKRKAEQNAAKNVLKQLKLIH; from the coding sequence CTGAAAAACAAATTTCAAAAAACATTCATCATTCCTGAAAAAAGAATTGAAGATTTGCAAAATTTAGCAAATCAGTTAGGAATCAAATTCAAAGATATATTTTTACTCAATCGAGCATTCACCCATAGTTCCTATTCAAACGAAACCGGAAAGCTCTGGCCTGACAACGAAAGGTTGGAATACCTTGGTGACTCTGTACTTGGATTAATCACAAACGAATATCTGTATAAGCGATTTGAAAATTACCCGGAAGGAAAACTTGCTAAAATCAAGGGAAGGGTCGTATCTGAGGGTGCTCTCACTAAAATTTCTGATAAACTTTCTTTGTCCGATTATTTACTACTCGGAAAAGGAGAAAAAGAGAGTGGTGGAGGCTCAAGGGCGAGTAATCAAGCTAACCTTGTAGAGGCTCTACTCGGGGCGATTTATTTGGATCAGGGGTTAAACACTTCAAAAAAATTTATATTGAACCATATTAAAGATTTAGTTGACAATTTAGAAAAAATTGAAGCGATTAAAGACTATAAGACTATTTTACAGGAATATTGCCAAAAAAAATACAGGTTTGTTCCGTCCTATGAGCTTGTTTCGGAAACCGGCCCGGATCACGACAAAGAATTTAGAATTCATGTATCCATTAAGGGGGTTGTGTCTTCTGAAGGAATAGGAAAGAATAAAAGAAAAGCTGAGCAGAATGCCGCAAAAAATGTATTGAAACAGTTAAAATTAATTCACTGA
- the acpP gene encoding acyl carrier protein, with amino-acid sequence MADMEKIKAIIVEQLGVDESEVTPEAHFIDDLGADSLDTVELVMALEEEFGIEISDEDAEKIQTVGDVAKFIDKLKS; translated from the coding sequence ATGGCAGATATGGAAAAAATTAAAGCAATCATCGTTGAGCAACTCGGCGTTGATGAATCTGAAGTAACTCCTGAAGCTCATTTCATCGATGATCTCGGAGCAGATTCACTGGATACAGTTGAATTGGTTATGGCATTGGAAGAAGAATTCGGTATCGAAATTTCTGACGAAGATGCAGAGAAAATTCAAACTGTGGGCGACGTAGCTAAGTTTATCGACAAGCTGAAGTCTTAA
- the fabG gene encoding 3-oxoacyl-ACP reductase FabG has product MINLKDKSAIVTGGARGIGKGIALKLGSLGANLVIADLNEDSINSCVTELKGLGYKAIGVKCDVSKEEDAVNLIDSCQKEYGKVDILVNNAGITKDTLLMRMKKEQWDAVISVNLTGTFNCTHAAIKYMLKQRSGAIVNLSSISGENGNIGQTNYSASKAGVIGFTKACALELASRGIRVNAIAPGFIATEMTAAIPENIRNGMVNAIPLKRAGVPEDIANAVAFLSSDSSSFITGHILDVNGGGFLPGIGGA; this is encoded by the coding sequence ATGATAAATTTAAAAGATAAGTCTGCTATTGTTACCGGTGGTGCGAGAGGTATTGGAAAAGGAATTGCTTTAAAGCTCGGCTCACTGGGTGCAAATCTTGTAATTGCAGATTTGAATGAAGATTCGATCAATTCGTGTGTCACTGAATTGAAAGGTTTAGGTTACAAGGCTATTGGGGTAAAGTGCGACGTTTCCAAAGAAGAAGATGCTGTAAATTTAATCGACTCCTGTCAGAAAGAATACGGAAAAGTGGATATCTTAGTAAACAATGCAGGGATCACAAAAGACACATTGCTAATGAGAATGAAAAAAGAGCAATGGGATGCGGTAATTTCTGTCAATCTTACAGGAACATTTAACTGCACTCACGCAGCTATTAAATACATGTTGAAGCAGAGAAGTGGAGCGATTGTGAATTTATCTTCTATTTCAGGAGAGAATGGAAACATTGGACAGACAAACTACTCAGCGTCTAAAGCGGGCGTGATCGGATTTACTAAGGCTTGTGCACTTGAGCTTGCGTCTCGTGGGATTCGAGTAAATGCAATTGCACCGGGATTTATAGCAACTGAAATGACTGCTGCCATTCCTGAAAATATCAGAAATGGAATGGTGAATGCGATTCCTTTGAAAAGAGCCGGAGTTCCTGAAGATATTGCAAATGCGGTAGCTTTTTTATCGAGTGATTCTTCCTCTTTTATTACAGGTCATATACTTGACGTAAATGGTGGAGGCTTTTTGCCGGGTATAGGCGGCGCATAA